One stretch of Nocardia fluminea DNA includes these proteins:
- a CDS encoding TetR/AcrR family transcriptional regulator — MSAARERLLDTATRLFYTEGVHTVGIDRIIAEAGIAKATFYRHFKSKDDLVVAYLQREYGRQREALESVPGAGYATITTIFDTLSDISCGPGFRGCPFLNAAVEFPDPAHPVRRVVDDYRSWFRELMAERLRAGGHAAPDDAARALLLTRDGVTISGGVGDKDTVRAGIAAALKLIG; from the coding sequence ATGAGTGCGGCTCGTGAACGTCTGCTCGACACGGCTACCCGGTTGTTCTATACCGAGGGTGTCCACACGGTGGGCATCGACCGGATCATCGCCGAAGCCGGCATCGCCAAGGCCACGTTCTACCGGCACTTCAAGAGCAAGGACGACCTGGTGGTCGCCTACCTGCAGCGCGAATACGGGCGTCAGCGCGAAGCGCTGGAATCGGTGCCGGGTGCGGGCTACGCGACGATCACCACCATCTTCGACACGCTCAGCGACATCAGTTGCGGCCCCGGCTTCCGTGGCTGCCCCTTCCTCAATGCCGCGGTGGAGTTCCCCGACCCGGCACACCCGGTCCGCCGCGTGGTCGACGACTACCGCTCCTGGTTCCGCGAACTCATGGCCGAACGCCTCCGGGCGGGCGGCCACGCTGCCCCCGACGACGCGGCCCGCGCCCTGCTGCTCACCCGGGACGGCGTAACCATCAGTGGCGGCGTAGGCGACAAGGACACCGTGCGCGCCGGCATCGCCGCGGCCCTGAAACTCATCGGCTGA
- a CDS encoding NlpC/P60 family protein: protein MKRKLLGRLAFGVAATITTTVVLAGPVWSQPGSSSGSGSSGSSSGSSSGSGMIPLPSATGIGALTAAMTQLGKPYEWGAMGPHAWDCSALVQWAFRQVGVTLPRTTWEQAKVGLPVTFGGLAPGDVVILNGDGSHVGIYAGMGQLLDAHDWGVPVGLHPLREFDIFAIRRF, encoded by the coding sequence ATGAAGCGAAAACTACTGGGACGGTTGGCCTTCGGCGTCGCCGCCACCATCACCACGACCGTCGTCCTCGCTGGGCCGGTGTGGTCGCAGCCGGGTAGCTCGTCGGGCTCGGGATCGTCGGGCTCGTCATCGGGTAGTTCCAGCGGCTCCGGCATGATCCCGTTGCCCAGCGCCACCGGCATCGGCGCACTCACCGCCGCCATGACCCAGCTCGGCAAGCCCTACGAGTGGGGCGCGATGGGCCCGCACGCGTGGGACTGCTCGGCGCTGGTCCAGTGGGCGTTCCGGCAGGTCGGCGTCACCCTGCCGCGCACCACCTGGGAACAGGCCAAGGTCGGCCTCCCGGTGACCTTCGGCGGCCTGGCCCCCGGCGATGTCGTCATCCTCAACGGCGACGGCTCCCACGTCGGCATCTACGCGGGCATGGGCCAGCTCCTCGACGCCCACGACTGGGGCGTCCCCGTCGGCCTGCACCCGCTGCGCGAGTTCGACATCTTCGCGATCAGAAGGTTCTAG
- a CDS encoding UTP--glucose-1-phosphate uridylyltransferase, producing MKIRKAVIPAAGIGSRLLPLTKATPKEMLPVGDKPVIEHTVRELVASGITDITIVVSSGKSLIQDHFRPNPALVAQLRADGKSAYADAVEEVGELSREGHITYLDQHGPYGNGTPVLNAARHLGDEPMLVLWPDDVFVAEVPRAQQLITAYESTGCPVLALLPMAPGESQRYGVPVVREDLDDGLLRISGLMEKPKPEDAPSAFAAIGGYVVTPGIIDELRIQTENWYTHQTGEVYLTDAINNYAAEHAVYGQVIQGRWYDTGNPADYLVAQFASALAHPEYGPLLRQLVDEN from the coding sequence ATGAAGATCCGCAAGGCTGTCATTCCCGCGGCGGGAATCGGCTCCCGGCTGCTTCCGCTGACCAAGGCGACGCCGAAGGAGATGCTGCCGGTCGGGGACAAACCCGTCATCGAGCACACGGTGCGTGAGCTGGTGGCCTCCGGGATCACCGACATCACCATCGTCGTGAGCAGCGGCAAGTCGCTGATCCAGGATCACTTCCGGCCGAATCCGGCACTGGTCGCGCAGCTACGCGCCGACGGCAAGTCCGCCTACGCCGACGCGGTGGAGGAGGTCGGTGAGCTCTCCCGCGAGGGCCACATCACCTACCTCGACCAGCACGGCCCGTACGGCAACGGCACGCCGGTGCTCAACGCGGCACGGCATCTGGGTGACGAACCGATGCTGGTGCTGTGGCCCGACGACGTGTTCGTCGCCGAGGTCCCGCGCGCCCAGCAATTGATCACCGCCTACGAATCCACCGGGTGCCCGGTGCTGGCGCTGCTGCCGATGGCGCCGGGTGAATCGCAGCGCTACGGCGTGCCCGTGGTCCGCGAGGACCTCGACGACGGGCTGCTGCGCATCTCCGGCCTGATGGAGAAGCCCAAGCCCGAGGACGCGCCGTCGGCCTTCGCCGCGATCGGCGGGTACGTGGTGACGCCGGGCATCATCGACGAGCTGCGCATCCAGACCGAGAACTGGTACACCCACCAGACCGGCGAGGTGTACCTGACCGACGCGATCAACAACTACGCCGCCGAACACGCGGTGTACGGCCAGGTCATCCAGGGCCGCTGGTACGACACCGGCAACCCGGCCGACTACCTGGTAGCCCAGTTCGCCTCGGCCCTGGCCCACCCCGAATACGGCCCGTTGTTGCGCCAACTGGTGGACGAGAACTAG
- a CDS encoding organic hydroperoxide resistance protein — protein MAPIYTAVATSVGRDGRSYSDDGVLDLKLARPTAMGGEGGGTNPEQLFAAGYSACFASALQLVAKRMKLDADDASVTAEVGLNPLEGGRFGLSVVLRVELPEHLHNDQGQQLIEATHQVCPYSNATRGNIPVELVVE, from the coding sequence ATGGCACCCATCTACACCGCGGTCGCGACTTCGGTCGGCCGCGACGGCCGTTCCTACAGCGACGACGGCGTGCTCGATCTGAAGCTCGCGCGCCCCACGGCGATGGGTGGCGAGGGTGGCGGCACCAATCCGGAGCAGCTCTTCGCGGCCGGCTATTCGGCCTGCTTCGCCAGCGCGCTGCAACTGGTCGCGAAGCGGATGAAGCTCGATGCCGACGACGCGTCGGTGACCGCGGAAGTCGGCCTCAACCCCCTCGAGGGCGGCCGGTTCGGCCTCTCGGTCGTGCTGCGAGTGGAGCTGCCCGAGCACCTGCACAACGACCAGGGGCAGCAGCTCATCGAGGCGACCCACCAGGTGTGCCCGTACTCCAACGCCACTCGGGGCAACATCCCGGTGGAACTGGTTGTCGAGTAG